A section of the Maylandia zebra isolate NMK-2024a linkage group LG8, Mzebra_GT3a, whole genome shotgun sequence genome encodes:
- the LOC143419761 gene encoding sarcoplasmic/endoplasmic reticulum calcium ATPase 1-like, with translation MITGDNKGTAIAICRRIGIFGEDEDVSGRAYTGREFDDLPLHEQSEAVRRACCFARVEPSHKSKIVEFLQGFDDITAMTGDGVNDAPALKKAEIGIAMGSGTAVAKSASEMVLADDNFSSIVAAVEEGRAIYNNMKQFIRYLISSNVGEVVCIFLTAALGLPEALIPVQLLWVNLVTDGLPATALGFNPPDLDIMGKPPRSPKEPLIWLFFRYMAIGGYVGAATVGGAAWWFIYDPTGPGVTYYQLSHFMQCHDENEDFEGLECEIFEAALPMTMALSVLVTIEMCNALNSLSENQSLVRMPPWSNFWLLSAMTLSMSLHFMIIYVDPLPMIFKLTHLSVEQWLVVLKLSFPVIAIDEVLKFFARNYVEA, from the exons ATGATCACTG GTGACAACAAGGGAACTGCTATCGCTATCTGCCGTCGCATTGGCATCTTCGGCGAGGACGAGGATGTCTCCGGCAGGGCCTACACCGGACGTGAGTTTGATGATCTGCCTCTCCACGAGCAGTCCGAGGCTGTGCGCAGGGCTTGCTGCTTTGCCCGTGTGGAGCCGTCCCACAAGTCCAAGATCGTTGAGTTCCTCCAGGGTTTTGATGACATCACTGCCATG ACTGGTGATGGTGTGAACGATGCCCCTGCCCTGAAGAAGGCCGAGATCGGCATCGCCATGGGCTCTGGCACTGCCGTTGCCAAGTCTGCCTCTGAGATGGTCCTGGCTGACGACAACTTCTCTTCCATTGTGGCTGCTGTTGAGGAGGGCAGAGCTATCTACAACAACATGAAGCAGTTCATCCGCTACCTCATCTCCTCCAACGTCGGTGAGGTCGTCTG TATCTTCCTTACCGCTGCTCTGGGTCTGCCCGAAGCTCTGATCCCCGTCCAGCTGCTCTGGGTCAACTTGGTGACTGATGGTCTGCCCGCCACTGCTCTGGGCTTCAACCCACCTGATCTGGACATCATGGGCAAACCCCCACGCTCCCCCAAGGAGCCTCTGATCTGGCTGTTCTTCAGATACATGGCCATTGGTG GATATGTCGGTGCTGCCACTGTTGGTGGCGCTGCCTGGTGGTTCATCTACGACCCCACTGGCCCCGGGGTCACCTACTATCAGCTG TCACACTTCATGCAGTGCCACGATGAGAACGAGGACTTTGAAGGCCTGGAATGTGAAATCTTTGAGGCTGCTCTTCCCATGACCATGGCCCTGTCTGTACTGGTCACCATTGAGATGTGCAATGCTCTTAACAG CTTGTCTGAGAATCAGTCTCTGGTGCGCATGCCCCCATGGAGCAACttctggctgctctctgccatGACCCTGTCCATGTCCCTGCACTTCATGATCATCTATGTTGATCCTCTCCCT ATGATCTTCAAGTTGACCCATCTGTCAGTGGAGCAGTGGCTGGTGGTCCTGAAACTTTCCTTCCCCGTCATTGCCATTGATGAGGTGCTGAAGTTCTTCGCCCGCAACTACGTTGAAG CTTAA